Proteins found in one Branchiostoma floridae strain S238N-H82 unplaced genomic scaffold, Bfl_VNyyK Sc7u5tJ_72, whole genome shotgun sequence genomic segment:
- the LOC118408984 gene encoding plastin-2-like, translating into MFVDMLVCVGLVQLLMDGEDMEDLLKLSPEELLLRWVNYHLEKAGHNKRITNFGPDIKTCRASNILYLFLCDIGLEETREEKTFRNWMNSLGVSPYVNHLYNDMMDGLILFQTYDKVKPGVVDWGRVNKKFKALGGNMKKMENCEYAVELGKDMKFSLVGVGGKDIFDGNETLTLAVVWQLMRAYTLALLQNLKGSEGPIKDKEIVDWVNTTLQEAGKETSLSSFQDPEISSSRVVLDLIDAIKPGSVNYTNVRDGTNPDERLSNAKYAISMARKIGARVYALPEDLVEVKPKMVLTVFACLMGRGLKKV; encoded by the exons ATGTTTGTGGACATGTTGGTTTGTGTAGGACTTGTGCAGCTGCTCATGGATGGGGAGGATATGGAAGACTTACTGAAGCTGTCCCCAGAGGAACTGTTACTGCGCTGGGTCAACTATCACCTGGAGAAGGCAGGGCACAACAAGAGGATCACCAACTTTGGACCTGACATTAAG ACTTGTAGAGC TTCTAATATACTGTATCTTTTTCTTTGCGACATAGGACTGGAGGAGACACGTGAAGAGAAGACATTCCGTAACTGGATGAACAGTTTAGGGGTCAGCCCATATGTCAATCATCTCTACAATGACATGATGGACGGTCTCATCCTGTTCCAGACATACGACAAG GTAAAGCCGGGAGTTGTTGACTGGGGCAGGGTCAACAAGAAGTTCAAAGCTCTTGGAGGAAACATGAAGAAGATGGAAAACTGTGAATATGCTGTTGAGCTGGGCAAGGACATGAAGTTCTCTCTGGTTGGTGTCGGTGGCAAGGACATCTTTGATGGCAATGAGACTTTGACACTGG cGGTGGTTTGGCAGCTGATGCGTGCCTACACCCTGGCCCTGCTGCAGAACCTGAAGGGATCCGAGGGACCAATCAAAGACAAGGAGATTGTTGACTGGGTTAACACCACT CTACAAGAGGCTGGGAAGGAGACGTCTCTCAGCAGCTTCCAGGACCCAGAGATCAGCAGCAGCCGGGTGGTGCTGGACCTTATCGACGCCATCAAGCCGGGATCCGTCAACTACACCAACGTTCGTGACGGCACCAATCCAGACGAGAGGTTGTCCAACGCCAAGTACGCCATCTCCATGGCCAGAAAGATCGGAGCTCGCGTGTACGCCCTGCCGGAAGACCTGGTGGAAGTCAAGCCAAAGATGGTGTTAACAGTGTTCGCTTGTCTCATGGGGAGGGGGCTGAAGAAGGTTTAA